The Novipirellula artificiosorum genome segment GGCTACCTGGGGAGTGGCAAGCGCTGCGGTCGCCGCCAGACTTGGATCAACCAAGGCGACAGCAGCGGGTGTTGCCACCGCATTCCCCGCTGTACTTGATGCTGCCGCGCCAGCCACACCGGTCCCTCCGGTACATTGATCTGCCACAACATTGAAGAATCCTCCAATGCCCACTGTCGCCACCCCGAGCAGGATCCCCGGTAAACCAGCGTTGAGAAGCATCTCTAGGCTGAGCCCACACCCCAGCGCAAATGCGAAGAACGGGATTAACATGGGGCCACCCTTCATCAGGAAATCACGAAGTTGACGATCGAGATTCCCTACAATCATTCCGAAAGCGATCGGCAAGACAACACCCAGAAGTGAAAGGAATGGGATCGTGGCAATGCCTGCGGTTCCTAAGGCTATCATCGTTAAGAACGGGCCGTCGTTGACTGAAATGATGGCGATGGCCCCGACTTCGGACTTGCTACCGAACTCGCCGGTGAGAGCTGCGTAGAGCCCGCCGTTGGTATTGGTCATCGATGAAATGATTGCCAGTGAGGATAGCCCCCACAGGCCGTTCTCATCGAAAAAGTGGGCTACCAGCAAACCGATCGCGACACCCACCGCCAACTTCACCGATGTAATGACTATCCCGGTTTTGATGGCCTGGGGCGCTGCTTTGATATCCATGCCGGCACCCATGCAGAACAAAAAGACGCCAATAATAGCGGTCGCACCTGTGGCGATGGCCGTCGTAAAGCCGCCTATTTGAAGCACCTGCGGGAAGAATGTATTGATCAGGGCTCCCAAGATTAAGGGGATCACCATCATCCCACCCGGGACCTTTTCAATGCTCGCTTTTATTCTCATGCGATAAGGTTATTGAGAATGGTGAATGAGATCAATCCAGAGTAGGCCAGTTGAGGTCCATTTTAAGACGGATCGGCCGCGAGGTTACGAGCGTTTTGGGTGCGGTGCCGGAATTGAAAAGTGACCGGTTTAGGAAATATTGACGAACGGCGCGTTACCTTTCCAGCCATTCCGTTATTAGCATGTAACGCGAGCATTAGGGACGACGTTGGAGCCGTATTCCCGGTCGCAATTGGAAGACCGATGACCATCGCTACCCCACCTTGTAACTCCACGCTTTGATCAACCGTATCGCGGTTGTCGTTCCAATAGGACAAACGCAATGAACAAAATGCCAGGACCGTTTCTCTGGCTGCTATTCGTTTTGGGCACCCCATTGCAAGGTCGTGCCGCGGGTTCGGTCCACTGGGATGCAAAGACCCCTCCGCTGGAGTTCGCGGCCCAGGAATTGGAAGATGCACTCGAAGAGGTTGGCCGAGAAGACATTCAGGTCGCATTGATCGTCAAGCCGGATGATTCGTCGCCCGAAGCGTTTCAAATTCGATCTCTTGGACCGGCCGAGATAGAGATTGTTGGGTCGGATGCGACGGGCGCGATGTATGGCGGGCTAGAAGTTGCAGACCTTATCCGGCTTGGTCTTCCAGTTGAGAAGCAGC includes the following:
- a CDS encoding 2-keto-3-deoxygluconate permease gives rise to the protein MRIKASIEKVPGGMMVIPLILGALINTFFPQVLQIGGFTTAIATGATAIIGVFLFCMGAGMDIKAAPQAIKTGIVITSVKLAVGVAIGLLVAHFFDENGLWGLSSLAIISSMTNTNGGLYAALTGEFGSKSEVGAIAIISVNDGPFLTMIALGTAGIATIPFLSLLGVVLPIAFGMIVGNLDRQLRDFLMKGGPMLIPFFAFALGCGLSLEMLLNAGLPGILLGVATVGIGGFFNVVADQCTGGTGVAGAAASSTAGNAVATPAAVALVDPSLAATAALATPQVAASTITTAILAPLLTTYIAKRNKRTKTESDTPPTEKA